One part of the Microvirga sp. TS319 genome encodes these proteins:
- a CDS encoding cupin domain-containing protein: MTDTTVKKVSSAHSPTGDQGEIYLASGKRVSMRLWREEEPTRDKLSHKHEYEVVGYVIAGRAELEIEGQTVRLEPGDSWTVPAGTEHTYRILETFTAVEATAPPAQVHGREQS, encoded by the coding sequence ATGACCGACACGACTGTGAAGAAGGTCAGCAGCGCCCATTCGCCGACCGGGGATCAAGGCGAGATCTATCTCGCATCCGGCAAGCGCGTTTCCATGCGGTTGTGGCGGGAGGAGGAGCCAACCCGGGACAAGCTCTCGCACAAGCACGAGTATGAGGTGGTCGGCTACGTGATCGCGGGACGGGCCGAGCTGGAGATCGAGGGGCAAACCGTTCGGTTGGAGCCCGGCGATTCCTGGACGGTTCCGGCCGGCACCGAGCACACCTATCGGATCTTGGAGACCTTCACGGCCGTCGAAGCGACCGCTCCACCGGCCCAGGTGCATGGCCGCGAGCAATCCTGA
- a CDS encoding phosphoribosyltransferase, which translates to MYPEDLSFRDRADAGRQLVPRLRLYAAQHPVVLALPRGGVPVAFEVAKGLGAPLDLIFVRKIGAPGQAEFGLGAVVDGAHPQVVLNKEALDRVRVPSGYIEEETQRQLKEIERRREHYLAGRRPVDVEGRVAIVVDDGIATGSTAQAALKGLSRARPARLILAVPVAPADSIARLRAEADEVVCLMTPGAFYAVGEHYDDFHQTSDREVTTLLDEAQLWNRENSP; encoded by the coding sequence ATGTATCCCGAGGATCTGAGCTTTCGCGACCGCGCCGATGCCGGACGCCAGCTTGTCCCTCGTCTCAGGCTCTATGCTGCGCAGCACCCTGTCGTGCTGGCACTTCCCCGCGGCGGCGTGCCGGTGGCGTTCGAAGTCGCTAAAGGCTTGGGGGCACCGCTCGATCTGATCTTCGTGCGCAAGATCGGGGCTCCCGGCCAAGCCGAATTCGGTCTGGGCGCAGTGGTCGACGGAGCTCACCCTCAGGTCGTGCTCAACAAGGAAGCACTTGATCGGGTCCGCGTGCCGTCGGGCTATATCGAGGAGGAAACCCAGCGGCAGCTCAAGGAGATCGAGCGCCGACGAGAGCATTATCTCGCTGGTCGGCGGCCGGTCGATGTGGAGGGCCGCGTTGCCATCGTGGTGGATGACGGCATCGCCACGGGCAGCACCGCGCAGGCAGCGTTGAAGGGGCTGTCCCGCGCCCGCCCCGCCCGGCTGATCCTTGCCGTTCCGGTCGCCCCGGCCGACTCCATTGCCCGTCTCAGGGCAGAGGCCGACGAAGTGGTCTGCCTGATGACCCCGGGGGCATTCTACGCCGTCGGCGAGCACTATGACGATTTCCATCAGACTTCGGACCGGGAGGTGACCACGCTTCTGGACGAGGCCCAGCTTTGGAACAGGGAGAATTCCCCATGA